In the Paenibacillus sp. FSL H7-0357 genome, one interval contains:
- a CDS encoding Ger(x)C family spore germination protein: MRWRVKLGTVALSVLIILFPLSLTGCWDREYLKDLHLAYSVGFDLTENGKIKETVELIIPPDIEQKSTTNEIHTSYGHNLRSASNEMRNRVRGNIRFLKNGFQLLGKSVVEQGLYSKLDVNFRDPTNPTSNVRVIIAEGNASDILEQKMVGELKIGDFITQKIESLEEMSVFPKETLDTVFRFLKDPGQDFALPYIAIEGNEIITKGLALFNDQYYSGMLNPDQSILLVLLKGQKGKNARFTKKIVLGYPDNIQEYITINVGLKKVKRKFKVSVSADESVDVNLELKLQAIVEEFPGEHSLKEKDLQKINQALSDILTKEAESVVEEVQKANCDIFGVGRKLIAYHHNVWKEKNWSEDYRKVQFHPKVEVKIVDTGILE, encoded by the coding sequence ATGAGATGGCGCGTGAAATTAGGAACGGTTGCACTGTCGGTGCTGATTATTCTTTTCCCCCTCAGCCTGACAGGATGCTGGGACCGGGAATATTTGAAAGACTTGCATCTGGCCTACAGTGTGGGGTTTGATCTAACTGAAAATGGAAAGATAAAAGAAACTGTGGAATTAATCATCCCACCTGATATTGAGCAAAAATCCACTACGAACGAAATTCATACGAGTTATGGACATAACCTACGTAGTGCCAGCAATGAGATGCGTAATCGAGTGAGGGGAAACATAAGATTTCTGAAAAATGGTTTTCAATTACTCGGAAAGTCAGTGGTAGAGCAAGGCCTTTACTCTAAATTGGATGTGAACTTCAGGGATCCAACCAACCCGACATCCAACGTTAGGGTAATTATTGCGGAAGGAAATGCCTCCGACATTCTTGAACAAAAAATGGTTGGGGAATTAAAAATTGGCGATTTCATTACCCAAAAGATTGAAAGTCTTGAGGAAATGAGTGTATTCCCAAAAGAAACGTTAGATACCGTGTTCCGGTTCCTGAAGGATCCTGGGCAGGACTTTGCACTTCCCTATATAGCTATAGAAGGCAATGAGATTATAACGAAAGGATTGGCCCTTTTTAATGATCAGTATTATAGTGGGATGCTGAACCCGGATCAGTCAATATTACTAGTCCTGCTGAAGGGGCAAAAGGGGAAAAATGCGCGATTCACAAAGAAAATTGTTCTGGGATATCCGGATAATATACAGGAGTACATTACCATTAATGTAGGTTTAAAAAAAGTGAAACGTAAATTCAAGGTATCGGTATCTGCTGACGAAAGTGTTGATGTCAACTTGGAGTTGAAACTTCAAGCCATCGTAGAAGAGTTTCCCGGAGAGCATTCGCTAAAAGAGAAAGATCTTCAAAAAATAAATCAAGCGCTTTCGGACATTCTCACAAAGGAAGCCGAATCGGTTGTGGAAGAAGTCCAAAAGGCTAACTGTGATATCTTTGGTGTGGGGAGAAAGCTTATTGCTTATCATCACAATGTCTGGAAGGAGAAAAATTGGTCTGAGGATTATCGTAAAGTGCAATTCCACCCTAAAGTGGAAGTTAAAATTGTAGATACCGGGATTCTTGAGTAG
- a CDS encoding flotillin family protein, translating to MVILYLISAIVVVILLALFSIVNAYKKVPPNQAMIVFGLGGKRVVQGGGTFVIPGFQNNKTISMMLMSFDVIPAQAMFSRQGIKLNLEAVAQIKIKSDPTAILTASEQFIDRPEEDRETIILHSVEGHLRGLIGQLTVESILKTPDEINSKMRETCSEDLDKMGLEVVSFTIKKITDDKGYIDNMGVPEIERIRRDASIAKAEAERDIQIKQAEAEKESAIAKANAHQATIEAGTAARAKESLFEKDLNIKQADFKLETEVKKAQADLAYELQQNKIKQSLVTEQVKITQMEAEANRTVREIEVELRQRELEATVIKPAEAENQATIMRAEAAKQRKILEAEAEAATMTKRGLATAEAELAKGKANAEIVQLAGAAEAGALEKKAEAYKQFTQAALIVKFLKVLPELADKIASPLAKVDKITVISQDGASSGVNKITGDIAKIMAQVPELTQTLTGMNVTEALSGLLGRDKEQ from the coding sequence ATGGTTATTCTTTATTTAATCTCGGCAATTGTTGTTGTTATCCTGCTGGCTTTGTTCAGTATCGTGAACGCTTATAAAAAGGTTCCGCCCAATCAGGCGATGATTGTATTCGGCCTCGGCGGAAAAAGAGTGGTTCAGGGCGGCGGGACGTTCGTCATTCCCGGCTTCCAGAACAATAAGACCATCTCCATGATGCTGATGAGCTTCGATGTCATCCCGGCGCAGGCGATGTTCTCCCGGCAGGGCATCAAGCTCAACCTGGAGGCGGTAGCCCAGATTAAGATAAAAAGCGATCCTACCGCTATTCTGACTGCCAGTGAGCAGTTTATCGACAGGCCGGAAGAAGACCGCGAGACGATTATCCTGCATTCGGTGGAAGGCCATTTGCGCGGCTTGATCGGACAATTAACGGTGGAATCCATTCTAAAGACACCTGACGAAATCAACAGCAAGATGCGGGAGACCTGCTCGGAAGACCTCGATAAGATGGGGCTTGAGGTGGTCAGCTTCACCATTAAGAAAATTACTGACGACAAAGGGTATATCGACAATATGGGGGTTCCGGAAATTGAGCGCATCCGCCGTGATGCCAGCATCGCCAAGGCGGAAGCAGAACGCGACATTCAGATCAAGCAAGCCGAGGCGGAGAAAGAATCCGCCATTGCCAAAGCCAATGCGCATCAGGCCACCATTGAAGCGGGAACCGCCGCCCGCGCCAAGGAATCTCTGTTCGAGAAGGATTTGAACATTAAGCAGGCGGACTTTAAGCTGGAGACTGAAGTGAAGAAAGCACAGGCGGATCTTGCGTACGAATTGCAGCAGAACAAAATCAAGCAGTCGCTGGTTACCGAACAGGTCAAGATCACGCAGATGGAAGCGGAGGCCAACCGGACCGTCCGGGAAATCGAAGTTGAGCTGAGACAGAGGGAGCTGGAGGCAACGGTGATCAAGCCTGCTGAGGCGGAGAACCAGGCTACGATCATGAGAGCGGAAGCAGCTAAGCAGCGGAAAATTCTTGAGGCGGAAGCAGAGGCGGCCACAATGACCAAACGGGGGCTGGCAACAGCGGAAGCAGAACTGGCGAAGGGAAAAGCCAACGCGGAAATTGTTCAGCTGGCCGGAGCAGCGGAAGCGGGGGCACTGGAGAAGAAAGCTGAAGCGTACAAACAGTTCACGCAAGCCGCCCTTATAGTGAAATTCTTGAAGGTTCTGCCAGAGCTGGCTGACAAAATCGCTTCCCCGCTGGCCAAGGTCGATAAGATTACAGTGATTTCCCAGGATGGAGCTTCATCCGGCGTAAACAAAATCACCGGCGATATCGCCAAAATCATGGCCCAGGTTCCTGAATTGACACAGACGCTTACCGGTATGAACGTGACAGAGGCTCTCAGCGGGCTGCTCGGCCGGGATAAAGAGCAATAA
- a CDS encoding VOC family protein, with protein MIKGFGGIFWRTKNLEVVKKWYSEVLKIEIENWNGTVIKPQVGNETIFSFFTDNDNYFPIEQQVMLNFQVYNLNETIKHLEHIGVPLAKNKEISDFGKFVWIEDPEGRLIELWEK; from the coding sequence ATGATAAAAGGTTTCGGAGGAATATTTTGGAGAACTAAGAATCTTGAAGTTGTAAAAAAATGGTACAGTGAAGTGCTGAAGATTGAAATAGAAAATTGGAATGGTACTGTGATAAAACCCCAAGTAGGAAATGAGACTATCTTTTCTTTCTTTACCGATAATGACAATTATTTTCCAATAGAACAACAAGTGATGTTAAATTTTCAAGTATATAATCTAAACGAGACTATTAAGCATCTTGAACATATTGGTGTACCTCTTGCAAAGAACAAAGAGATTAGTGATTTTGGAAAGTTTGTTTGGATTGAAGATCCTGAAGGCCGACTGATTGAGCTTTGGGAGAAGTAA
- a CDS encoding PadR family transcriptional regulator, with translation MLKGVLEGCVLEIISRKETYGYEITRRLNALGFTDVVEGTVYTILIRLEKSKLVDTTKKPSDMGPPRKFFALNDAGREELRRFWEKWGFVASKINQLKEE, from the coding sequence ATGCTCAAAGGCGTGCTTGAGGGCTGTGTCCTTGAAATAATAAGCCGCAAAGAAACCTATGGCTACGAAATCACGCGGCGGCTAAACGCCCTCGGCTTCACAGATGTTGTGGAGGGAACGGTGTACACCATCCTGATCCGGCTTGAAAAAAGCAAGCTGGTGGATACCACCAAAAAGCCCTCCGACATGGGTCCTCCGCGAAAGTTTTTTGCGCTCAACGATGCGGGACGTGAGGAGCTGCGGAGGTTCTGGGAAAAATGGGGATTTGTTGCGTCGAAAATCAACCAATTAAAGGAGGAGTAG
- a CDS encoding ABC transporter ATP-binding protein has translation MKDIAIQVKDLKKSYKTTEVLKGVNFEARRGEIFALLGSNGAGKTTIVKTLTTLLKQDGGTAFVNGFDVASKPDHVRQSISLTGQFAAVDEILTGRENLIMIARLRHLTNSIQIAEDLLNRFGLTEAANRKVSTYSGGMRRRLDIAMSLVGKPQLIFLDEPTTGLDPEGRNEVWKTVKELANNGTTVFLTTQYLEEAEQLADQIAILHEGRIIASGTLAELKKLFPPEKVEYVEKQPTLEEIFLAIIGKKEEK, from the coding sequence ATGAAAGACATCGCAATTCAAGTAAAGGATTTAAAAAAATCCTACAAGACCACGGAAGTCCTAAAGGGAGTGAATTTCGAGGCGCGGCGCGGCGAAATTTTCGCCCTGCTCGGCTCCAACGGCGCGGGCAAGACGACGATTGTTAAAACCCTCACCACGCTGCTTAAACAGGACGGAGGCACCGCCTTCGTAAACGGCTTTGACGTCGCGTCAAAGCCAGACCATGTACGTCAGTCGATTAGCTTGACAGGACAGTTTGCTGCCGTGGACGAGATATTGACCGGACGGGAAAACCTGATCATGATTGCCAGGCTCCGACACCTGACAAATTCGATTCAGATCGCGGAGGATTTACTGAACCGCTTCGGCCTGACCGAAGCTGCCAACCGCAAGGTGTCTACTTATTCGGGCGGTATGCGCCGCAGGCTCGACATTGCCATGAGCCTTGTGGGAAAACCGCAGCTTATTTTTCTCGACGAGCCGACCACCGGGCTTGACCCCGAAGGACGCAACGAGGTTTGGAAGACAGTCAAAGAGCTTGCGAATAATGGCACGACGGTATTCCTGACCACGCAGTATTTGGAAGAAGCCGAGCAGCTTGCAGATCAAATTGCCATTCTGCATGAGGGCAGGATTATCGCGAGCGGCACACTCGCGGAGCTGAAAAAGCTGTTTCCGCCCGAAAAGGTGGAGTATGTTGAAAAACAACCCACATTGGAGGAAATATTCCTCGCAATCATCGGTAAAAAGGAGGAAAAGTAA
- a CDS encoding DUF1048 domain-containing protein: MLELIKKMIGDKKEYKQQMARVEALPEEYRFVFEKIYGYMWSFAVGDGSDMLKIQHELIELFEASAADGKHVLDVTGEDVVGFCDELLRGTKMWTDNFRKKLNRDMMNKLGRGDDSK; encoded by the coding sequence ATGCTGGAGCTTATCAAAAAAATGATCGGGGATAAAAAAGAGTATAAGCAGCAAATGGCAAGGGTAGAAGCGCTACCTGAAGAATATCGGTTCGTATTTGAAAAAATCTATGGATACATGTGGAGTTTCGCAGTAGGAGACGGCTCTGACATGTTGAAAATTCAGCACGAATTGATCGAGTTGTTTGAAGCGAGCGCGGCGGACGGCAAACACGTTCTCGACGTGACGGGCGAAGATGTTGTCGGGTTTTGCGACGAGCTTCTGCGCGGTACGAAAATGTGGACCGATAACTTTCGCAAAAAATTAAACCGCGACATGATGAACAAACTCGGAAGGGGGGACGATTCTAAATGA
- a CDS encoding DUF1048 domain-containing protein, with translation MLDSIIKLIIGDMEEKRAYKQMMKRVDALPKDYRFAFRKIQHYMFSVGPLGGDMTIFTDLTMFKDLVDLFEASAAEGRQVLDVIGSDFGKFSDEFMRASVTNTETVREKLNKEIMEKFNKEEQ, from the coding sequence ATGCTTGATTCAATCATAAAATTGATAATAGGTGACATGGAAGAAAAACGGGCCTATAAACAAATGATGAAGAGGGTTGACGCCTTGCCGAAAGATTATCGGTTTGCATTTCGCAAAATTCAACATTATATGTTTAGTGTTGGCCCCCTTGGCGGTGACATGACGATATTTACGGACTTGACGATGTTTAAGGACTTAGTGGATTTATTTGAAGCAAGTGCGGCAGAGGGCAGGCAGGTTCTTGATGTCATAGGCAGTGACTTCGGCAAGTTTTCTGATGAGTTTATGCGCGCGTCGGTTACCAATACCGAAACAGTGCGGGAAAAACTAAACAAAGAGATTATGGAAAAATTCAATAAGGAGGAGCAATAA
- a CDS encoding spore germination protein: protein MTNQTQTSFPSVDQNSDYIEAALFYTSDLKKRNLSFQGKEGMVFYLESLTDTELIERNVIVPFSRNQDKDLSKLFTTLSFSLETELNQGIQGLLEGSCVYFLEEMSEFYVLNTPAKYERSISEPENEGVIRGPHNGFIEQMKVNLYLIRKQIASPNLIVRYFTLGKFAPKQVGLVYMENIANPELIKIVESRIKKISLDWIISTGFIQELTEDNSFSIFPQLINTERPDHTSAYLLDGYVAILLDGDPTALILPASFFSFYQTPDDYNNRWMIASLVRFIRLIGFVTAFQLPALYIATVSFHSNVLPLQLFFSIQGLLTRVPFPPLIEAMLLELIFELLREAGLRLPSRVGQTIGIVGGLVIGDAIVKAGLVSYSMIIVVALTAIASFLIPSNEMSSAIRFMRFPLMIAASLFGYIGISFGLTLIFIHLCKLESFGQPYLRPLSPLKFQGLKDTFVRFPIWSIRKSSSNPKTDK from the coding sequence ATGACTAACCAAACTCAGACCTCATTTCCTTCTGTAGATCAAAACTCCGATTATATCGAAGCCGCACTATTCTATACAAGTGACCTCAAAAAAAGAAACTTATCCTTTCAGGGAAAGGAAGGAATGGTCTTTTATCTGGAGTCTCTCACTGATACGGAATTGATTGAACGGAACGTGATTGTTCCTTTTAGCCGTAATCAGGACAAAGACCTCTCTAAGCTTTTCACAACACTTAGTTTCAGTTTGGAAACAGAACTAAACCAAGGTATTCAGGGACTTCTTGAAGGAAGCTGTGTTTATTTTTTAGAAGAAATGTCTGAATTCTATGTCCTCAACACTCCTGCCAAATACGAACGAAGCATTAGCGAACCTGAGAATGAAGGGGTTATTCGGGGACCTCATAACGGTTTTATTGAACAGATGAAGGTTAACTTATACCTGATTCGCAAACAAATAGCCTCCCCAAACCTTATTGTCCGCTACTTCACACTTGGGAAATTCGCCCCCAAACAGGTAGGCTTAGTCTATATGGAGAATATCGCCAACCCTGAATTGATAAAGATTGTAGAATCAAGAATAAAGAAAATTTCGCTCGATTGGATAATCTCCACTGGCTTTATTCAGGAATTAACGGAGGATAACTCCTTCTCCATATTTCCGCAACTAATCAATACGGAGCGTCCGGATCATACCTCAGCTTATTTGCTGGACGGATATGTCGCCATACTGCTGGATGGGGACCCCACAGCTCTGATTTTGCCGGCGAGCTTCTTCAGCTTTTATCAGACACCGGATGACTATAACAATCGATGGATGATCGCTTCTCTTGTCCGGTTTATCCGTCTGATCGGCTTTGTAACAGCATTTCAGTTGCCAGCGCTCTACATTGCCACCGTTTCTTTCCACTCCAATGTCCTTCCCTTGCAATTGTTTTTTTCGATTCAAGGTTTATTGACCCGGGTCCCTTTTCCTCCGCTGATTGAAGCGATGCTGCTTGAACTTATATTCGAACTGCTGCGGGAAGCAGGACTTCGTCTGCCCAGCCGTGTAGGTCAAACTATTGGGATTGTTGGGGGGTTGGTCATCGGGGATGCAATTGTTAAGGCGGGATTGGTTTCTTATTCGATGATCATTGTTGTAGCGTTGACTGCCATTGCATCTTTTCTTATCCCTTCCAACGAAATGAGCTCTGCTATCCGGTTTATGCGGTTTCCATTGATGATTGCTGCCTCATTATTCGGATATATTGGGATATCATTTGGGTTAACACTCATTTTCATACATTTGTGCAAGCTAGAATCATTTGGGCAACCCTACCTGAGACCCTTAAGTCCGTTGAAATTTCAAGGCTTGAAAGATACCTTCGTACGCTTTCCAATTTGGTCTATCCGAAAGAGTTCAAGCAACCCAAAAACGGATAAATGA
- a CDS encoding carbohydrate ABC transporter permease encodes MRKKKKMSVADISIIVFIVALSFTCIVPFLYMIALSFSSNEAIISQKVGLWPVGFTTETYKTILSDVDMLYTLGYSIVLTIFYTVVCMFLTICAAYPLTKKRLWGRNFILSALVFTMYFSGGLIPSYILVKNLGMMNTVWSLVLPGAMSVFNLIILKTFFTSLPESLEESAAIDGCSDLGILIKIILPLSLPSIATLSLFYSVDRWNGFQDALFYITKKNLYPMQLKLYQIISANQQLDSQQGGEGSIGSYIVPESLKAASVMFTTIPILLIYPKLQKYFVDGVMTGAIKG; translated from the coding sequence ATGCGTAAAAAGAAAAAAATGAGTGTAGCGGATATTTCGATTATTGTATTTATCGTGGCATTGTCCTTCACATGTATCGTTCCATTCCTGTACATGATAGCGCTTTCCTTTAGCTCCAACGAAGCGATTATTTCGCAAAAGGTAGGACTATGGCCGGTAGGCTTCACAACAGAAACGTACAAAACCATCTTGAGCGATGTGGATATGCTTTATACACTTGGATACAGTATTGTGCTTACGATTTTCTACACCGTCGTGTGTATGTTCTTGACCATTTGCGCAGCGTATCCGTTAACGAAGAAACGGCTGTGGGGAAGAAACTTTATTTTGTCAGCCCTGGTCTTCACCATGTATTTCAGCGGCGGTTTGATCCCCTCCTATATTCTGGTTAAGAACCTTGGCATGATGAATACGGTATGGAGTCTGGTGTTGCCGGGCGCCATGAGCGTGTTTAACTTGATTATCCTGAAGACCTTCTTCACTTCTCTTCCGGAGAGTCTGGAGGAATCGGCTGCTATTGACGGATGTTCGGATCTGGGGATTCTCATCAAGATTATACTTCCCCTCTCGTTGCCTTCGATTGCCACATTAAGCCTTTTCTATTCGGTGGACAGATGGAACGGATTCCAGGATGCACTGTTCTACATTACCAAAAAAAATCTGTATCCTATGCAGTTAAAGCTGTACCAGATCATTTCTGCCAATCAGCAGCTCGACAGCCAACAAGGAGGAGAAGGAAGTATCGGCTCCTACATTGTGCCTGAGTCTCTGAAAGCGGCCAGTGTTATGTTTACAACCATCCCGATTCTACTGATCTATCCCAAATTGCAGAAGTATTTCGTAGATGGTGTGATGACCGGAGCGATCAAGGGCTGA
- a CDS encoding ABC transporter permease: MKAVLDSQRNHVGIKKRNTFWFRIKRDAILYALLLLPLSYIAIFKYAPIYGLIMAFQDYNIFAGIGGSEWVGLDVFRFIFQQDSFYRALKNTLVLNVLDLIAGFPAPILLAILLNEVRQAKFKKMTQTVLYLPHFMSWVIIGGIVYLMFSNSGMVNHFMASLGLEKIEFLSQKTPWLITYISVGVWQNVGWGTIIYLAAITGINKDLYEASDMDGCSRLRKMWHITLPGIKPTINILLILQIGRMVSIGFDRPFVMGNSLVSEYSDVISTFVYRVGISSGDFSQATAVGLFQSVVGLTLLVSANFIAKKLGEDGIW, translated from the coding sequence ATGAAAGCGGTTTTAGACAGTCAACGAAACCATGTCGGTATAAAAAAGAGAAATACTTTTTGGTTCAGAATAAAAAGAGATGCCATCCTGTATGCCCTTTTACTGCTGCCTCTGTCGTACATTGCCATTTTTAAATATGCTCCCATCTATGGCTTGATTATGGCATTCCAGGATTACAACATTTTCGCAGGAATCGGAGGGAGCGAATGGGTGGGGCTGGATGTGTTCAGGTTTATTTTCCAGCAGGACAGCTTCTATCGCGCACTGAAGAACACGCTTGTTCTGAATGTTCTGGATTTGATCGCGGGATTTCCGGCGCCCATTTTGCTGGCGATTTTACTGAATGAAGTAAGACAGGCAAAATTCAAGAAAATGACCCAGACCGTGCTTTATCTGCCTCACTTTATGTCCTGGGTTATTATTGGGGGGATCGTATACCTGATGTTCTCCAATAGCGGTATGGTCAACCATTTCATGGCTAGTCTTGGTTTGGAGAAGATCGAGTTTCTGTCGCAAAAAACACCTTGGCTGATCACTTATATCTCCGTTGGCGTATGGCAGAATGTCGGATGGGGGACCATCATTTATCTGGCGGCCATTACCGGAATCAATAAGGACTTGTATGAGGCCTCCGATATGGACGGCTGCAGCAGACTTCGCAAAATGTGGCATATTACACTGCCCGGCATTAAGCCAACCATCAATATTTTGCTGATCCTCCAAATTGGCAGGATGGTTTCTATTGGATTCGACCGTCCCTTTGTGATGGGGAATTCGCTGGTTAGCGAATATTCTGATGTGATCAGTACCTTCGTCTACAGAGTAGGTATTAGTTCGGGAGATTTCTCCCAGGCAACAGCGGTAGGATTGTTCCAGTCCGTGGTCGGCCTGACTCTGCTGGTTTCTGCCAACTTTATCGCGAAGAAATTAGGGGAGGACGGGATATGGTAA
- a CDS encoding cysteine-rich KTR domain-containing protein, producing the protein MRVVNCPKCKQETIINVKELNMSAIKEPDAKTQSR; encoded by the coding sequence ATGAGAGTGGTCAATTGTCCCAAGTGTAAACAGGAAACGATAATTAATGTAAAGGAACTGAATATGTCAGCTATCAAAGAGCCAGACGCTAAGACGCAGAGCCGATAA
- a CDS encoding ABC transporter permease yields the protein METIKKHFFSDMGVMLGRSMRHIFRSMDTIITVTITPIAMLLLFVYVFGGAIQTGTDNYVNYLLPGILLIAIASGIAYTAYRLFIDMQSGIFERFHSMPIARSAALWGHVLTSLVSNAISVAVIILVALIMGFRSPAGVLSWLAVAGILALFTLALTWIAAIAGLSAKSVDGAGAFSYPLIFLPFISSAFVPTESMPSAVRAFAENQPVTSIVEAIRALLSGQPVGNDIWVALAWCLGILIVAYLFAMRTYKRKAA from the coding sequence ATGGAAACGATTAAGAAACACTTTTTCAGCGATATGGGCGTTATGCTTGGGCGTTCCATGCGCCATATTTTCCGCAGTATGGATACTATCATCACGGTCACCATCACTCCGATCGCGATGCTGCTGCTGTTCGTTTATGTGTTCGGCGGGGCGATTCAAACCGGCACAGATAACTATGTGAATTACCTGTTGCCCGGCATCCTGCTGATTGCGATTGCAAGCGGCATTGCCTATACGGCTTACCGTCTGTTTATAGATATGCAAAGCGGCATCTTCGAAAGGTTCCACTCCATGCCGATTGCGCGTTCGGCCGCGCTGTGGGGGCATGTGCTGACCTCATTGGTGTCCAATGCGATTTCGGTTGCCGTCATCATTCTCGTAGCGCTCATTATGGGCTTCCGCTCGCCGGCAGGAGTATTGTCATGGCTTGCCGTGGCCGGTATACTTGCGCTGTTTACGCTGGCCTTGACATGGATCGCGGCGATTGCCGGACTGTCCGCAAAATCGGTGGATGGCGCAGGCGCCTTTTCCTACCCGCTTATCTTCCTTCCGTTTATTAGTTCAGCGTTTGTGCCTACCGAGTCGATGCCGTCGGCTGTCCGCGCTTTTGCCGAAAACCAGCCAGTAACTTCAATAGTAGAAGCCATCCGCGCGCTCTTGTCGGGGCAACCTGTCGGAAATGATATTTGGGTTGCACTCGCGTGGTGTTTAGGGATATTGATCGTCGCATATCTATTTGCGATGCGCACATACAAACGGAAAGCAGCTTAA
- a CDS encoding GerAB/ArcD/ProY family transporter, translating into MAQKEKMITRGQLFLFIIQAQIGVGILSLPNKLNETAKGGGGLSVLVAGVITQLVIILLWVLLKKFPGLNLFGICMKLAGPIIGSLLTILYIGYFILLGSNIMLSTVEVLRRWMLQTTPRWAVLALFSIMTLYLAREKLTVLARFYTLASVLFIPLFLFIIYGLTQAHLENMLPLLEKGFWNIVKGAKETTISMYGFELMLIIYPLSEGTDKQKLITVSLSNLFVTLFYFFVVSTCLMFFNSEQIKMIPEPVIYLMKSLSFFIVDRADILFLPIWTITLVCSIVSYCYAASIGLSALFRRKSHRKFTPFVKIITFMIALAPVTSVGIHLLDTASTNAAYLFIAGFPLLMLIISLFIKRKGSGLA; encoded by the coding sequence GTGGCTCAAAAAGAAAAAATGATCACAAGGGGACAACTCTTCCTTTTTATTATTCAAGCCCAAATCGGTGTTGGTATTCTGTCTCTTCCTAACAAACTTAACGAAACTGCCAAAGGTGGAGGTGGGCTTTCTGTTTTAGTTGCAGGGGTTATTACCCAACTTGTCATCATTCTTCTTTGGGTCCTGCTGAAGAAATTCCCCGGACTTAACCTATTCGGTATTTGCATGAAACTTGCAGGCCCGATTATTGGCAGTCTATTGACTATTCTGTATATTGGTTACTTTATTCTGCTTGGCTCCAATATTATGCTTAGTACCGTTGAGGTGCTCCGGAGATGGATGCTGCAAACTACGCCAAGATGGGCTGTACTAGCTCTTTTTTCTATCATGACTCTCTACCTCGCAAGAGAAAAGCTGACAGTGTTGGCAAGATTTTATACGCTGGCTTCCGTGCTTTTTATTCCTCTATTTTTATTTATCATCTATGGGTTAACTCAAGCCCATCTGGAAAATATGTTACCGCTATTGGAAAAAGGCTTCTGGAATATCGTGAAAGGAGCAAAGGAAACAACCATATCTATGTATGGTTTCGAATTAATGCTGATCATCTACCCGCTGTCTGAAGGTACAGATAAACAAAAATTGATAACGGTCAGTCTCTCTAACTTGTTTGTGACCCTGTTCTATTTCTTTGTGGTCTCTACCTGTCTGATGTTCTTTAACTCCGAGCAAATCAAAATGATTCCCGAACCGGTCATTTACTTAATGAAATCTCTAAGCTTTTTCATTGTAGACCGTGCAGATATCTTGTTTTTGCCGATCTGGACCATAACCCTTGTATGTTCTATCGTAAGCTATTGCTATGCAGCGTCCATTGGGCTCAGTGCTTTATTTAGACGGAAAAGCCATCGGAAATTTACTCCGTTTGTGAAAATCATTACATTTATGATCGCGCTTGCGCCAGTAACTTCTGTTGGCATTCATCTACTGGATACAGCCTCTACAAATGCCGCCTATCTCTTTATTGCTGGATTCCCGCTGCTAATGTTAATCATTTCTCTATTTATAAAGAGAAAAGGAAGTGGCCTTGCATGA